The following proteins are encoded in a genomic region of Reichenbachiella sp.:
- a CDS encoding class I SAM-dependent methyltransferase: MTTEQLNKYLGNIDLYLLDQVLKGKIKSDAKILDAGCGEGRNLIYFLNNGFDVYGVDQNPDAIRMLQFIIGSNYSHYAKDRFQVEQLDQLPYTDRQFDYIICSAVLHFAQSEEHFWQMFNELDRILEANGTLFIRMASDIGLHGHESLANGRFYLPDGSQRFLINETIISKISADYNFTKIEPVKTVVVENQRCMTTLVLKKNDQ, from the coding sequence ATGACTACTGAACAACTCAACAAATATTTAGGAAATATTGATTTATATCTATTGGATCAGGTCCTAAAGGGTAAAATCAAGTCTGACGCTAAAATTTTAGATGCTGGTTGTGGTGAAGGAAGAAACCTCATTTATTTCCTAAACAATGGATTTGATGTTTATGGTGTAGACCAAAATCCTGATGCAATTCGGATGCTACAATTTATCATTGGTTCGAACTATTCCCATTATGCTAAGGATCGCTTTCAAGTTGAGCAGTTAGATCAACTCCCTTATACAGATCGTCAATTTGATTATATCATTTGCTCTGCTGTACTGCATTTCGCTCAATCGGAAGAACATTTTTGGCAGATGTTTAATGAATTAGATAGGATTCTTGAGGCTAATGGAACCCTTTTTATTCGAATGGCCTCAGACATAGGACTTCATGGGCATGAAAGTCTGGCGAACGGTCGATTTTATTTACCCGATGGCAGCCAAAGATTTTTAATAAACGAGACCATCATTTCAAAAATTAGCGCAGATTATAACTTCACTAAAATTGAACCCGTAAAAACGGTGGTTGTAGAAAATCAAAGATGTATGACTACGCTTGTGTTGAAAAAAAATGATCAATAG
- a CDS encoding DUF6089 family protein, which produces MIKKTILLSLFSLITWVSQAQSFLGWQLHDRYFSIYAGTGWTGYMGDVTNGSPFSEGLSHMNFGIEARLLTRIGARVQFSRYKLEGTDENAADSSFNRQRNLSFHSTNYEWQVEGVYYFLKYRGKYHKRRTYEPYIAAGFGKTYYNPKADLTDINDVTTTYDLREIGTETESYGKSAWIIPVNLGVKAALNEFLNLSLDLGYRFTFSGHLDDVYGYYAGPFEDGSIEASLSNRKNEVPEINKEAYDAMVPGAQRGNGKNDGYFLINVNLELYLPQDLFRGKNGRQRKEKILGKPSAYDKK; this is translated from the coding sequence ATGATTAAAAAAACAATTCTACTTTCACTCTTTTCACTGATCACATGGGTCAGTCAAGCACAAAGCTTTTTGGGCTGGCAATTGCACGATCGTTACTTTTCGATTTATGCAGGCACAGGGTGGACAGGGTATATGGGAGATGTAACTAATGGAAGTCCATTCTCTGAAGGACTTTCACACATGAATTTTGGAATTGAAGCGAGGTTATTAACTCGTATTGGTGCTAGAGTACAATTCTCTCGATACAAGCTAGAAGGAACAGATGAAAATGCTGCGGACAGCTCTTTCAACAGACAAAGAAACTTATCTTTTCACTCGACCAATTATGAATGGCAAGTGGAAGGGGTTTATTATTTCCTAAAGTATAGAGGCAAATACCACAAGAGACGAACTTACGAACCCTATATCGCAGCAGGTTTCGGAAAAACCTATTACAACCCGAAAGCGGATTTGACGGACATCAATGATGTAACTACTACCTATGACTTGAGAGAGATTGGTACCGAAACTGAATCCTATGGCAAATCAGCCTGGATCATTCCAGTCAACTTAGGTGTGAAGGCTGCGTTGAACGAATTTCTAAATTTATCTCTTGACTTAGGCTATCGTTTTACATTCTCAGGCCATTTGGATGATGTCTATGGCTACTATGCAGGTCCATTTGAAGATGGTAGTATTGAAGCTTCATTGAGCAATAGAAAAAATGAAGTGCCCGAAATAAACAAAGAAGCGTACGACGCTATGGTACCCGGAGCTCAACGAGGTAACGGAAAAAATGATGGCTATTTTTTGATCAATGTAAACCTAGAGTTATATCTGCCACAAGACCTATTTAGAGGAAAAAATGGACGTCAAAGAAAAGAGAAAATTTTAGGAAAACCTTCTGCTTACGATAAGAAATAG
- a CDS encoding DUF4159 domain-containing protein, with amino-acid sequence MIKYILYFSLLVSFDSLGQDKIKLAKLKYDGGGDWYANKTALPNLASFCNRHLRMDLDKVDEVVEVGSPDIFLYPYIYLTGHGNVVFNSRQAENLRKYMIAGGFLHIDDNYGMDQFIRLEMKKVFPELEFVELPFNHPIYDQKFKFKNGLPKIHEHDGNPSQGLGLIYEGRLICFYSYESDLGNGWEDQSIYNDPESKRQEALKMGANILSYAFMNF; translated from the coding sequence ATGATCAAGTACATACTATATTTTAGCTTACTAGTTTCCTTTGACTCTTTGGGTCAAGACAAGATAAAACTGGCCAAACTCAAATACGACGGAGGCGGAGATTGGTATGCCAACAAAACAGCGCTCCCAAATCTGGCTTCTTTTTGCAATAGGCACCTCCGCATGGATCTGGACAAAGTAGATGAGGTCGTGGAGGTGGGTAGCCCGGATATTTTTCTATATCCATACATTTATTTGACCGGTCATGGCAATGTGGTATTCAATTCGCGACAAGCAGAAAACTTACGTAAGTATATGATCGCTGGTGGTTTTCTACACATTGATGACAACTATGGGATGGACCAATTCATTCGACTGGAAATGAAAAAAGTTTTTCCTGAGCTGGAATTTGTAGAGTTGCCTTTCAATCATCCCATTTACGACCAGAAATTCAAATTCAAAAATGGTTTGCCAAAAATCCATGAGCACGACGGCAACCCTTCTCAAGGACTGGGGCTTATCTACGAAGGTCGTTTGATCTGCTTTTATTCCTATGAATCTGATTTAGGTAATGGCTGGGAAGATCAGTCTATCTACAATGATCCCGAAAGCAAACGACAAGAAGCTCTAAAAATGGGTGCTAATATCTTGTCTTATGCTTTTATGAATTTTTAA
- a CDS encoding HigA family addiction module antitoxin, whose protein sequence is MLKTNIHPGEILEEEFLKPMGISAYKLAKEIGVQQTRISQIVKGKRSITADTAIRFSKFFGTTEEFWMNLQREHDLRYAHAEKESEFKKIERFDFV, encoded by the coding sequence ATGTTGAAAACTAACATACACCCGGGAGAAATATTGGAAGAGGAATTCTTGAAGCCTATGGGCATTTCCGCTTATAAACTAGCCAAGGAAATTGGTGTTCAGCAGACTCGAATTAGTCAGATTGTTAAAGGAAAGCGGTCAATAACTGCTGATACAGCTATTCGCTTTTCAAAATTTTTTGGTACCACAGAAGAGTTTTGGATGAATTTGCAACGAGAACATGACCTAAGATATGCTCATGCGGAAAAGGAAAGTGAATTTAAAAAGATTGAAAGGTTTGACTTTGTATAA
- a CDS encoding type II toxin-antitoxin system RelE/ParE family toxin, with product MIESFGCKHTEKVWNGVRTKKWSIEIANKALRKLIMISAAGDIQDMKIPPSNRLHKLKGNLSEYWAISINDQWRFIFKWVNSNAQDVQIIDYH from the coding sequence ATGATTGAAAGTTTCGGTTGTAAGCATACTGAAAAAGTTTGGAATGGTGTAAGGACGAAAAAGTGGAGTATTGAAATTGCCAATAAAGCCTTACGAAAATTAATAATGATAAGTGCCGCTGGTGATATTCAAGATATGAAAATTCCACCTTCCAATCGCTTACATAAGTTAAAAGGAAACCTCAGTGAATATTGGGCAATTAGTATCAATGATCAATGGAGGTTTATTTTTAAATGGGTTAATTCAAATGCCCAGGATGTTCAAATAATAGATTATCACTAA
- a CDS encoding pentapeptide repeat-containing protein — MESFYDQTFENLDYSQDGFSNGEYESCNFKNCLFTEVNLSHRVFMDCDFEDCDFSGVKLGDTAFKDVRFVGCKLQGVDFSSCNPFLLEMNFEKCLMNLASFYQLKLKGVTFNNCSLEEADFVEADLSESKFLECNLAKAQFDQTNLEKADLRTALHFSINPHSNKVSKAIFSREGLIGLLDQFDIRVD; from the coding sequence ATGGAGTCTTTTTACGACCAGACTTTTGAAAACTTAGATTATTCTCAAGACGGATTTTCCAATGGAGAATATGAAAGTTGTAATTTCAAAAACTGCCTATTTACCGAGGTTAATTTGTCTCACCGAGTGTTTATGGATTGTGATTTTGAGGACTGCGATTTCTCAGGAGTGAAGTTGGGTGATACGGCATTTAAGGACGTTCGGTTTGTAGGGTGCAAACTACAAGGTGTAGATTTTTCTTCTTGTAATCCATTTTTATTAGAGATGAACTTTGAGAAGTGTTTGATGAATTTAGCTTCTTTTTATCAACTCAAATTGAAAGGAGTCACATTCAATAATTGCAGCTTAGAAGAGGCTGATTTTGTCGAGGCCGACTTGAGCGAATCAAAATTTTTGGAATGCAACTTGGCTAAAGCTCAATTCGATCAAACCAATCTTGAAAAGGCTGATTTACGTACCGCACTTCATTTTTCTATCAATCCCCACAGCAATAAAGTCTCTAAAGCAATATTCTCTAGAGAAGGGCTCATTGGTTTATTAGATCAGTTTGATATTCGAGTTGATTGA
- a CDS encoding helix-turn-helix domain-containing protein, translating into MKNSAFDTESQQHNLTSKVVVGLERISEVFKTLLWDQSKATGLSPIQIQILVFVAYHKPELCKVSYLAQEFNVTKPTVSDAVRVLLLKGLIEKKDAGGDSRSYIIGLTTAGKQILEGIEQFAAPVGKELEKLDATQLANIYHSLSNLIFQLNQSGILSVQRTCFSCQFYEKKADQDYCHFLNQSLSSEEIRIDCPEYESKNS; encoded by the coding sequence ATGAAAAATAGTGCATTTGATACGGAGTCGCAGCAGCATAACCTAACGAGTAAAGTGGTCGTAGGGCTGGAGCGCATTTCAGAAGTTTTCAAAACGCTTTTATGGGATCAATCCAAAGCCACCGGATTAAGCCCAATTCAAATTCAAATTTTGGTATTTGTTGCCTATCACAAACCAGAGTTGTGCAAGGTGAGTTATTTGGCTCAGGAGTTTAATGTGACCAAACCCACCGTCAGCGATGCGGTTAGAGTTCTGTTACTCAAAGGGCTCATCGAAAAGAAAGATGCTGGGGGAGATAGTAGAAGCTATATTATTGGACTTACAACTGCAGGGAAACAAATATTGGAAGGTATCGAGCAATTTGCAGCTCCTGTAGGAAAAGAACTAGAGAAGTTAGACGCTACCCAATTGGCTAATATTTACCATTCCTTATCGAATTTGATCTTTCAGCTCAATCAGTCAGGAATACTCAGTGTACAGCGTACGTGTTTTTCATGTCAATTTTATGAGAAAAAGGCTGATCAGGATTATTGTCATTTCCTCAACCAATCACTCAGTAGCGAGGAGATTAGAATTGATTGTCCAGAATATGAATCCAAAAATTCCTAA
- a CDS encoding DUF2024 family protein: MDIAVWDTYVNRTDGLLMHFDILVSTELQDSDQILEYANQFLASKELDVENVEIRKCQFCHIERATDETVRAIEEKGFDIIEFENCD; this comes from the coding sequence ATGGATATAGCTGTTTGGGATACCTATGTCAATAGAACCGACGGTTTACTGATGCATTTTGATATTCTGGTTTCAACTGAATTGCAGGATAGTGATCAAATCCTTGAATACGCCAATCAGTTTTTGGCAAGCAAGGAGTTGGATGTAGAAAACGTGGAGATAAGGAAGTGCCAGTTCTGCCACATTGAAAGGGCGACTGATGAGACCGTTCGGGCTATTGAGGAAAAAGGCTTCGATATCATCGAATTTGAAAATTGTGACTAA
- a CDS encoding thioredoxin family protein, with amino-acid sequence MNKSVFYHAGCPVCVSAEQEILGLIDANAVEVVHLGEDKGKVSTAEEAGVKSVPALVTPSGNVLHINFGASLDDLKA; translated from the coding sequence ATGAACAAATCAGTTTTTTATCACGCAGGTTGTCCGGTATGTGTAAGTGCCGAGCAGGAAATTTTAGGTTTAATTGATGCTAATGCAGTAGAGGTTGTTCATCTCGGTGAAGACAAAGGAAAAGTGAGTACTGCGGAAGAAGCAGGTGTAAAGTCAGTGCCGGCATTAGTTACTCCATCTGGTAACGTTCTGCATATCAATTTTGGTGCTTCACTAGATGATTTGAAGGCTTAA
- a CDS encoding DUF5050 domain-containing protein, with protein MKKLLILLIVSSHAVCAQRYEVLFTKQVNNNDNIYSINQEGSLKQITNHPRKDSSPMMSPDGTMMVFTSERKGWWKIWRMNLESGEFKQLTDAGSAEYSPSWSPDGDHIVFVSSRNGGSEIFTMTKDGNNIKQLSTGGNNTMPSWASDDRIYYSSQINGVYQIISIKPDGSGWNQLTTGKGDKLMPQLSADKSVMLYYGNLHGNMEIYTMELTSGKTRRLTNDPLMDIRPKWSPDGSLIVFERGNKRNDQQVYLMNADGSDQRALTKSGYNYAPSFVVIAD; from the coding sequence ATGAAAAAGTTACTGATCCTATTAATCGTTTCGTCGCATGCTGTTTGTGCTCAGCGTTATGAAGTGCTGTTTACCAAACAAGTGAACAATAATGACAATATCTATTCGATCAACCAGGAGGGAAGTCTGAAGCAAATTACGAATCACCCCAGGAAAGATAGTAGTCCCATGATGTCTCCTGATGGTACGATGATGGTCTTTACATCCGAACGCAAGGGCTGGTGGAAGATTTGGCGAATGAATTTGGAGTCAGGCGAGTTCAAGCAACTAACGGATGCAGGCAGCGCAGAGTATAGTCCTTCTTGGTCTCCAGATGGTGACCATATAGTTTTCGTGTCAAGTAGAAATGGAGGATCAGAGATTTTTACTATGACTAAAGATGGTAATAATATCAAGCAGCTATCGACAGGAGGAAACAACACTATGCCGAGTTGGGCATCTGATGATCGGATATATTACTCCAGTCAAATAAATGGCGTCTATCAAATCATAAGCATCAAACCAGACGGATCTGGATGGAACCAATTGACGACCGGAAAGGGAGATAAACTTATGCCTCAGCTTTCAGCGGATAAAAGCGTTATGCTCTACTATGGAAATCTTCATGGCAATATGGAAATATATACAATGGAATTGACATCCGGTAAAACGAGAAGACTGACCAATGACCCGCTGATGGATATTAGGCCTAAATGGTCTCCAGATGGTTCATTGATTGTATTTGAACGAGGAAACAAACGGAACGATCAACAAGTCTACTTGATGAATGCAGACGGCTCAGACCAAAGAGCGCTGACCAAATCAGGCTACAATTATGCGCCTTCATTTGTTGTAATAGCGGATTAA
- a CDS encoding LysE family translocator — MILPSPENILLFIAAATILIVVPGPALLYIMTKSIEQGYKAGLASVLGVGVGAMVHVIAAAVGISALLVASATAFSILKYGGAAYLIYLGVKKLTEKNTAITSVSGERKSFSRIFYEGIVVNTLSPKSAIFFFAFLPQFINADKGGTTSQILFLGLVFLVIAFVSDMCYVLLSGKLAKHIRTSDKFAGIQKYLSGSIYIVLGLLTFMVNKPTSIGGSK, encoded by the coding sequence ATGATCTTACCAAGTCCTGAAAACATCCTTTTATTTATTGCTGCTGCTACTATTCTTATAGTGGTACCTGGTCCTGCATTGCTTTATATTATGACGAAAAGTATAGAACAAGGATATAAAGCTGGTTTGGCTTCGGTACTTGGTGTTGGAGTTGGGGCGATGGTTCATGTGATTGCCGCAGCCGTTGGGATTTCCGCATTATTGGTAGCTTCAGCTACTGCATTTTCTATATTGAAATATGGAGGGGCGGCGTATCTCATCTATTTGGGGGTCAAGAAGCTTACTGAAAAAAACACTGCCATCACATCTGTCAGCGGTGAAAGAAAATCATTTAGTAGAATTTTTTATGAAGGAATTGTGGTAAATACTTTAAGTCCGAAGTCGGCCATTTTCTTCTTTGCCTTTTTACCTCAGTTTATCAATGCAGACAAGGGAGGAACTACCTCTCAAATTTTGTTTTTGGGCCTGGTATTTTTGGTTATCGCCTTTGTGAGTGACATGTGTTATGTCTTGTTGTCTGGTAAACTGGCTAAGCATATTAGAACAAGTGACAAGTTTGCCGGCATCCAAAAATACCTGAGTGGATCGATTTATATCGTATTGGGTCTTCTGACTTTTATGGTGAATAAGCCGACAAGTATTGGAGGTTCAAAGTAA